The segment AGGGGGGGTAATTCCAGACGGTAAGGCATTTTGTTGCATCGCGTTATACAAAGGATTCGTTTGAATCGGCGCGATTTCAATGGGTTTGAGATTAGGAATGTTAACAGGTTGACTGGTATTCCCTGAACCAGACAAGGACGGGGACAAAGAATTGGGATTTTTAACGTGGGGTAGAAGAGGCTGAAAGATTTGGGGTAATTGCTGCTTATTAGGAGAACTTGGCGGATTAGCAGCATTAGAAGCAGGGGGAAGTTCTGGCAAATTCTGGGGAGCAACAGGGATTTGAGGATCAGCTAACCCAAGAGGACTCGGTAAAGGGATGTCAAGATTATTCTCTTGTGGAGGTAAGGAAGACTGTGGGTTAGTAATAGGGGTATTTCCTTCAACGTTTTGGGGATTAATCCCAATATCTAAATTATTTCCCACTTCTCCCTCAATTGTCCCGACGGGAGAAGTAATATTCCCTAACCATTCTGGATGAAGGCGATATTGCCATAATCCTACGGCAAGCAGAGCAACAGTGACGACGGGAGCTAAAAAGACTAGACTTCCCAGAGGTTTCAGTCCAGCAAGAAAGTTACGAACACGAAAAGTGGTAGGCGGTAGTTTAGGAGAACTCATAAATGCTCGCTATTAAGTTTTACCCTCTTAAGTCTATCGTAGGATTTTCTCAATTGTTAATTGTTTAGCTTTGACAGTACATCTTGATCTCTAATTAATTTTGTTGAGATACTCTTGTTCAAATTGCCGTAAGGCAACGCTTGATCCTTGATTCCAAGCTAATTCAACATATTTGGGCAAAATTTCTTTGACATTAACATTAGCAAAAATTCCACTGGTTGAACTCTCTTGATAGTTTTCTCCCACCAATCGATAAATTTTTAAAATAGATTGACGATAAATCCACAATTCAGGAATTTTTAACGTTTGATACGCTTCAATATCTGTTAAGGACGTAAAATCAACTTCAATGGCTAAATCTGGTGGAGGATCAACGGATAAATCCAATTTCTCCTTACCTAAAATAGCATCTCGATGATCAATATAAAAACAGGTATCGGGTTCGACTCCTGCTTGCTTGAAATGTTTTAGGGTAATGGGATCAAAACAGTGCCAATCTTTCCCTTGTTTGCCGAGTAAACTTTTAACTAAATCTCTGAGGATATCAACACGATTTCCATGACTCGGTAAGGGTGACATAAGACGAATGGTATTAGTTTTAGCATGAAAATAAATTTTAGGTAGGGGTTTTTCTTGACGAATTTCTAGCAGGTTTTCGTAATCGTCCCAGGTTTGATATTGCAGAATAATTTCACTGCCTGGGGTAAGGGTTAAGGTGTTTTGATTAACAGTAATAAACATAATGTTAATGGTGGGCAATTCCCACGCTACTCTTTTTTTTACCTGTACAAAGAAGATCTTGTAGGGTGGACAAATCGAGATAATTCAGGTTAGAAATACTAACTTATTAAAATTTGCCCACGCGATTAGGGTCGAAAATGGGTTAAAATGCCATAAATTCCCCAAATAGCCATCGCCCGTAAATAATGACTAGCACGGAAGGTTCCCACAGCCGTTATCGCTTCAGGAGTGCGAAATTGTAAGCCATTTTCATAGACTTGTTTAACAACAGCTTCGGTTAACTTAAAAGCTGCATCTTTGCGTCCCATTTGTAATAAAAATGCCGCTAAACCAAAGTTAATTCCTGTCCAAACTTCTTGGGGATGGGTTGAGTTAGGATCTTCGGGAGTTCCATCAGGTTTCATCCCATTAGCTGCACCATATTTTCCATCTTGAAACTTCAAAAAACACGCCTCATAAACCTTGTTTAAAGCTGATTCTGTATACTGAGTTTCAACGACATCGGGGAAATTCAATAAACGGGCGTAAAATTGACCGCATAATTGATCCGCCATCACCACATCAGAACCGCTTTGACTATCGAGTTTGTAGTATTCTCCATTCCATAACGTATCGTGATAAATTGACCGAGATTGTTCTAGCCAATCACGATGATTTTTGACATAATGCTTGATGGATTCAGGATTATTTCTCGACTGTAATTCTTCCGTAGTTGGCACATTTTTGAGCAGAATTTCTGCTATTTTAATCGCCGCCTCTAAGGCAGCTATCCACAACCCACCACAATAGGCACTAATTCCTTGTAATTTCCAATCATCAAAGGTTTGATCCGGGGCTCCTGAATTTTCGGGAATGCCATCGTTATCTAAATCAAACGTCTTTAAATAGTCTAAGGTTTCAGTAATCGCTGGCCAACATTCCCACAAAAAATCCGTATCATCTGACCCGGTTAATAAATAATCTCGATACACTTGGAGCACAAAATCACTGCCTAAATCTTTCCACAAATTACAATCTTGATAGCTAGTGTAATTGGTTTTTTGCCAAGGATGTTCATTGGGTGCTCCTAAGTCATGGGGAGTTGCCCCTTTCGCTTTTCGGATGGCTTTTGCTTGGTTATATCCAATAATTCTAGGGGTATCATCATGGGTAGGAATTGCCCTAGCAAATGCTTCTAAAACAGACTTTTCTAAACGAGGCCAAAGCATCATTAACCCAAAGGAACCATACAAGCGAACATCTAAACTTTCATACCACCGATAGTCCAAACATTCAAGTACCCCAAATTGTCCTACGGGGTCATTTTCTGAAGCAGCCGTCCACAGGGTTCCCCCATCTGTTAATAGGTATAATTCATTGAATAAAGCCATCTTAAACCAGTCAGGTAAGTCCTCCCGTTTCAAAATAGGAGACTGCCATTCTTCGACCCGTTCATACCACACATCAGAATGTTTTAAAGCGGTTCTCACCATCGCCCACCCATTCTTACCATTGCGACCATAAAAATCAGTATAGCGGCGATAATATTGCACCCCTGGCGCAAATTCTGTTACCGGAAAATCCCAGGCTAAAATAAAGGGAATTTTCTTGGTTCTCCCTGGACGAATAGTAAACCGAATGGCCATCGCAACCGCAATTTGTTCACCCGGTTCTGCCGGGGTTTCATCTTCCGTATCCGGTAAGGAACCATTCATGGCAAAATAGTCCCAAACCTCTGAACCATCGCCTTTAGGATTCCATTTTCCTAAGTAAAAAACCTCCACACTGGGGTTAGTGACACTAGCGATACAAATCTGTCCTTCTCCTTCTTGAATTTCGTCATGAAGTTGAATACGGTTAAGGATAAAACCGACCCGAAAATTATCTTGAACCCACTGATTAAAATTGCCGGTACTGTCTCCCCATCGGGGTTGATATTGATATTCAGGACTGCCATCATCCCTAACAGTAATTTCAGGGGATTTAATGGCATTCGTAAACCACCCCACAATATTTTGCCACGTCACCATAATACTCAGGGTAATGGGTTTATCCGTGGGGTTATGGGCAGTCCATTCAAAAATGCCGATAGGATAGCTGGTTTCTTGATAGTTATTGGGGATAATGGGAGAAAATTGTTCACAAATTAATTGACTTTTAAACACCCCTTCATACTGATACCAACTGCGGGGATAAAGGGCGTGATAGGTTCCTTTTTCCGGGGGATACCAAGACCAACGGGAGAGGGTTCCCTCTTCAGGAGGTTGGGTAGATAGGGCATAGACTTGAGCATCTTCGCCTTCTGGCTGTTCAAAGACGCTAAACTGACACGATGGAATGCTGCGAAAAACGTGCTCACCCCCATCCAGATGCCACAGGTTAAAGTCACCACTGGGAGAACGTCCAATACAACCAGAACCAAACCCACCAAGGGGCATTCCGTGGTTCGGTCCATCGTCTAAATTACTAGCATAACGGACGGTATAGGGCTTATCCCATCCTTGACCGATAGGGCGTTTCCAAGCGCAAGGGGGAATATTGGGGAGAGAGAATAATGTTTTCATAGCGTTTATTTTAACCTGGAACGTCAGCCATATCGTTAAGTCTAAATCAATTGAACAAAGGTATCATCCTTTTCTAGATTAGGAAGATTAAAAAGTTGGTCGTTAAAGAAAAGTTGCAATTATTTAAGAGAAGTTAGTTCAGCTTTCTGTTAGTTAGGGTAGTTCAGGTCAGGGTATTATTTTCTTTGCCAACGAATGAGGTGATCACTCGTCCCTTAATTTCCTGTTGATACCAAGGGGTATTCCTTCCTAAACACTGAAGAGTTGTCCCGTCTACTTGCCAAGTTTTTTGGGGATCAAATAAAATTAATTCGGCCGGTTGTCCTACTTGTAAACCCGCGACTTCTAACCCTAAACATTGACAAGGGTAACAACTTAAAGCCTTCCATAATTGTAGGGGCGACCATTCCCCCTGAACGACTAATTGATCCCATAATAAGGGTAAGGCTAATTCTAACCCGATCGCCCCCGTTGGAGCTTCAGCAAAAGCGACCGTTTTCTCTTCATAGGTCAAGGAACGATGGTTAACGGCGATCGCATCAATAATTCCCTCTCTGACTCCCTCAATTAACGCTTGACGATCTTCGGGGTTGCCTAAAGGCGGTTCTAAGCGTAAACTAGGGTCATAATTGGAAATATCGTGAGTATCTAGGAGTAAGTGCATCCAAGAGGTACTTGCTGTGATGGGTAGACCTCTCGCTTTTGCTGAGGCCATTAATTCCACCCCGCGACGGGTAGAAATACCCATGAGATGGACGGGGGTATTAATTTCGGCTACTATCTCTAAAATAGTAGCGATCGCCGAAGATTCAGCGATCGCAGGGTTTCCAGGGAGTCCATAGTGAATGGAAAGGAGTCCCTCTCGCATGACTCCATTCCC is part of the Rippkaea orientalis PCC 8801 genome and harbors:
- a CDS encoding GH116 family glycosyl hydrolase translates to MKTLFSLPNIPPCAWKRPIGQGWDKPYTVRYASNLDDGPNHGMPLGGFGSGCIGRSPSGDFNLWHLDGGEHVFRSIPSCQFSVFEQPEGEDAQVYALSTQPPEEGTLSRWSWYPPEKGTYHALYPRSWYQYEGVFKSQLICEQFSPIIPNNYQETSYPIGIFEWTAHNPTDKPITLSIMVTWQNIVGWFTNAIKSPEITVRDDGSPEYQYQPRWGDSTGNFNQWVQDNFRVGFILNRIQLHDEIQEGEGQICIASVTNPSVEVFYLGKWNPKGDGSEVWDYFAMNGSLPDTEDETPAEPGEQIAVAMAIRFTIRPGRTKKIPFILAWDFPVTEFAPGVQYYRRYTDFYGRNGKNGWAMVRTALKHSDVWYERVEEWQSPILKREDLPDWFKMALFNELYLLTDGGTLWTAASENDPVGQFGVLECLDYRWYESLDVRLYGSFGLMMLWPRLEKSVLEAFARAIPTHDDTPRIIGYNQAKAIRKAKGATPHDLGAPNEHPWQKTNYTSYQDCNLWKDLGSDFVLQVYRDYLLTGSDDTDFLWECWPAITETLDYLKTFDLDNDGIPENSGAPDQTFDDWKLQGISAYCGGLWIAALEAAIKIAEILLKNVPTTEELQSRNNPESIKHYVKNHRDWLEQSRSIYHDTLWNGEYYKLDSQSGSDVVMADQLCGQFYARLLNFPDVVETQYTESALNKVYEACFLKFQDGKYGAANGMKPDGTPEDPNSTHPQEVWTGINFGLAAFLLQMGRKDAAFKLTEAVVKQVYENGLQFRTPEAITAVGTFRASHYLRAMAIWGIYGILTHFRP
- a CDS encoding dihydroorotase; the encoded protein is MNTSTVFRQVRVLDPFANTDMIADVWLNDGKIQAIDPHLNVISPETTIIEAQGLILGTGLVDLYSYSGEPGFEDRETLTSLAAAAIAGGFTRVAILPQTKPGVDNAATFSFLQQKAQTLPNSPHLHFWGNLTLGGQGKQMTELAELAMAGVVGFTDGQSIENLGLLRRILEYLKPLEKPVALVPESSSLKGNGVMREGLLSIHYGLPGNPAIAESSAIATILEIVAEINTPVHLMGISTRRGVELMASAKARGLPITASTSWMHLLLDTHDISNYDPSLRLEPPLGNPEDRQALIEGVREGIIDAIAVNHRSLTYEEKTVAFAEAPTGAIGLELALPLLWDQLVVQGEWSPLQLWKALSCYPCQCLGLEVAGLQVGQPAELILFDPQKTWQVDGTTLQCLGRNTPWYQQEIKGRVITSFVGKENNTLT
- a CDS encoding Uma2 family endonuclease, producing MMFITVNQNTLTLTPGSEIILQYQTWDDYENLLEIRQEKPLPKIYFHAKTNTIRLMSPLPSHGNRVDILRDLVKSLLGKQGKDWHCFDPITLKHFKQAGVEPDTCFYIDHRDAILGKEKLDLSVDPPPDLAIEVDFTSLTDIEAYQTLKIPELWIYRQSILKIYRLVGENYQESSTSGIFANVNVKEILPKYVELAWNQGSSVALRQFEQEYLNKIN